TTTTGGCCCAGGCCTTCTTCTTTGCGTTCAATTGATTCTATTTTTCTGTCAAGAGTCTCTTCCTTCTGAGTCAGGCGGCGTTCTGTCCTCTGGAGTTCGTTTCTCCGTTCGCGGTGTTCTTTCTCAACCTCACTGCGAAGCTTGTGAACTTCTTCCTTGGCTTCCAGAATCGCTTCCCTTTTTCTGGCTTCAGAGGCTTTTTCAGCTTCTTCCCTGATCTTTTTAGCGGCTTCTTCTGCTGATGATATCTTTGCCTCTGCCAGTGATTTCCTGATAAAATAGCCAACAATGAATGCAATAAACCCTGTAGCAACTGCTATTATTATTGTTTGCCCTGTAATATTAGTTCACCTCCTATTTTTTTATTTGTCGTCATTTTTTTGTTTTTAACAAACAAAAAACCGAGTAGAAACCCGGTCAGAAAGAGATTTTACTTACCATAAACAATCAAGTACGGTAAAAACAGCTTACCTTCCTGTTAGCATCTTATATTTTAAACCTGCCTCATATATATTGTTTTAGTATATTTTATTTTTAAAAAAACAAGAGGAAAGTTCTACTCTATAAGAAACCATAAATGTATGGCAGTTAAATCCTATTCTAGTTTCTCCCAAGTATAATTTTAAGTTTTTTTGGCCGTTATGTCAAGCATTGAGCGTTCTCACACTGACAATTACTGCTTATCTTCAGTAAAAAGGCCTGTCTAAGCGCCTCGGGACTGTTTCCTTCGGCGAAACACAGCCTTTAAATCAGCCAATTTTCTCTAAGATTTTTGAGAGAACCTTTCTCACTATATTGTAGTCAAATCCCCTTCTTAAAAGAAAACCTTCTATTTTTTTTAACTCAAATCCCTTCTGGGATATTTTCTTTTCTGCCAGAAGACAGGCAATTTCTTCCTCCTGTTCCGGTGAGTAACCGGCAAGACACTCTTCGATGATATCACGCGAAATCCCCTTCTGGAATAATTCATGTGATATTTTACGCCGCCCGGAAGGCTTGTCCCTGGTCCTGCTGCGCAGCCACATCCGGGAGAATTCCAGATCATCAATAAACCTGTATTCTTCGAGAAAACCAATCACTTCGGAAACAATTTCACTTTCATATCCTTTTTCAAAAAGTTTCTTCCGTACTTCCCAAGCTGACCTCGGTCTGTATGAAATATAATTAAGGGCATCGTCCTTGGCATGTGCCTTTTTTTCACGGTCAGCAGGCATACTACTTTTCGTTGGTGGCACTAACCTGGTTATCGGCTGCTGCAGCAGGATTTATGACTTCTCTTATCTTGGTTTCAATTTCTGTGGCCACAGCAGTATTTTCTTTGAAGAATTCCTTAACATTTTCTCTTCCCTGACCAAGGCGTTCCCCATTATAAGAGTACCAGGCACCGCTTTTTTCGATTATTTTCATTTCTGTGGCAATATCAATAATACATCCCTCTCTTGAAATGCCCTCACCATACATGATGTCAAAATCAGCCTGTTTAAAGGGAGGCGCTACCTTGTTTTTAACAACTTTGGCTTTGGTGCGCACACCGACAATATCTGCCCCGTGTTTCAGGGTTTCGGTTTTCCTGATTTCAAGCCTCACAGAGGCATAAAATTTCAGTGCCCTGCCTCCTGGGGTTACTTCGGGGTTTCCAAACATGACCCCTACTTTTTCCCTGATCTGGTTAATAAAAATAGCCACTGTATGGGATTTGGATATCGCTCCCGTCAGTTTTCTGAGGGCTTGTGACATCAATCTGGCCTGCAGTCCCACATGGGAATCACCCATTTCTCCCTCGATTTCAGCCCTGGGAACAAGGGCGGCAACCGAATCAACTACAATAACATCAACTGCCCCGCTTCTGACAAGGGCCTCTGCAATTTCAAGAGCCTGTTCCCCGGTATCAGGCTGAGATATCAGTAAATTATCTATATCAACTCCCAGTCTCCGGGCATAAACGGGGTCAAGAGCATGCTCGGCATCTATAAATGCCGCAGTCCCACCCATTTTCTGGGCTTCAGCAAGGATGTGCAAAGCTACGGTTGTTTTACCTGATGATTCCGGCCCATAGATTTCCACAACTCTTCCCCGCGGAATCCCGCCTACTCCCAATGCAATATCCAGGCTTATTGCGCCTGTGGGAATCACTTCAACATTCATCTTGGCCGCAGCTTCACCCAGTTTCATTATGGAACCCTTACCAAACTGCTTTTCTATCTGGTTTAAAGCCATTTCCAAAGCCTTAACTTTATCTGACATAAAATACCCTCCTCAAACATGTGTTCGGTTTCTTAGGTTCATTATACCCAATAATTTGAAGCCCTGTCAATAAATATTTTTAAAATTTTCTTTTTGAAATCATTTAATTCACAGTTTCAACAGAGCCTCAACATATTCCTTTTTAACATACTCAAGCACTCCGGTAATTTTGCCCCGGCACTGCCAGATAATGGGCTCTGATACCTTCCCGTTTTCTCTGAGGCTGTTTAACTCATTATCAATAACTTCCATGAGAAAATTAATTCTTAAACTGACGAGTTCATCGGAAACTGTTTCCAACTGCCCGACTGACAGAGAGCTGTTTATCCACTCCTGTATTTCGTTACCTACATCATTGTTTTCAAGATACCTGCAGATGATATGTATCAGGTTGTAGCACAACTGCCTGTCAATACCGAAACGGCTCCTCAGATATGGATTTAACTGACCTATCTTATCGGTATTCAGCACATGCAGCGCATACCAGGCATTTGCTATCCCCTGTGCGTCAATTTTAAGTTTTTGAATGACAATTTCTTCTTCCACTCATTTTCCCTCAATCTCAATAAGTGTTAGCAGCTGGTAAAAACAAAAAGCAACCACACGGCTGCTATCTGTTTCTTGCCTTTGCGGGTTCTACATGGACCCTCTTGCCTTTGATGACATTTTTATGCATTGAATACAGCACTTTCTCTGCAGCATCCTGGGGTACCTCTACAAAAGTAAACCTGTCAAATATTTTTATAGCGCCGATAACCTTTCCGGGGATTCCGGCCTCTTCGGCAATAGTTTTAACTACATCCTGAGGCCTAACTTCATCAACTCTTCCGATGCTCATAAAGAGCCTTACCATTCCCGGTTCAGCCCCGGTATTGCCAAACTCTACCGCAGCATCTTCACTGAAATTCTGGGAACCTTCGATATCAAAAGCCAGTCTCAGGGCTGCTGCTGCTATATCAACAGTATCATGAGTATTTCCCATTTCCTCTATGATAGCGCGGTAATGGCTTAATTTCCCCTGTTCAATGGTTTCGGAGAGCTTCTCGATAATAATTTCCCTCTGCCTTTCAAAGACGTCTTCAAAACTTGGCAGCCTAAGCCTCTTGATTCTGGTGCTAATTATTTTCTCTATCAGTCTCAGCAGCCTGTACTCCTTAGGGATCACAAATGATACGGCAATACCGGATTTACCTGCTCTTCCCGTTCGCCCTATGCGGTGCACGTAAGATTCCGGATCCTGGGGCAGATCATAATTAATAACATGACTTACATTGTCAATATCAAGCCCCCTGGCGGCAACGTCAGTGGCAACCAGTATCTCAACATGTCCCTCACGGAACTTTTTCATAACCCTGTTCCGCTGAGCTTGAGTCAGATCCCCGTGGAGCCCGTCAGCCTCATAGCCGCGCGCTTCGAGGCCCGCGACAAGCTCATCAACACCACGCTTGGTCCGGCAGAATATAATGGCCAGTTTTATCTCTGAGGTGTCCAGGACACGGCACAGTCCTTCCAGTTTATTAAATTCCTTGACTTCATAATAAACTTGTTCTATTTGGGGTACAGTAAGCTCATCCTTGCTGACAGAGAGCACTTCCGGGTCTCTAAGGTATTTGCGGGCCAGTACCTGTATCTCCCTGGGCATTGTTGCCGAAAATAGCAGTGTCTGTTTAGCTTCAGGGGTTTCCTTCAGGATTGTTTCAATATCTTCAATAAATCCCATATCAAGCATTTCATCGGCTTCATCCAGAACCATAAAGGCGACATTTTGCAGCCTGAGGGTTTTCCTCCTTAGATGGTCCAGTATCCTTCCGGGAGTACCGACAACTATCTGTACTCCTCTTTTGAGGGCCAGGATCTGCCGGTCAATGGATTGGCCGCCATAGATGGCCAGGGCACGCGCATCTTTATATTTTGCAATCCTGGTTATTTCTTCGGCCACCTGTATGGCCAATTCCCTGGTGGGGGTCAGAACCAGAGCCTGAACACCGCGAAACCTCGGGTTTAACATTTCTATAATTGGAATGGCGAACGCGGCAGTCTTCCCCGTTCCGGTCTGGGCTTGTCCGATTACGTCCTTCCCTTCCATAAGCAGTGGAATCGCCTCTGCCTGAATCGGTGTCGGCGCTTCAAAGCCCATCTCACTAATGGCATTAAAAATCTTCTTGCTGAATTCAAGATTACCGAATTTCTTTTTGTCATACATGAAAGCTATGGTCTCCTCTCAAAATAAACTGCACTTTCTTTTCCATCAATTATTACACTTATTTTATTATATCAAATAATCGTTATTTGTCATTATTTTTCGGAAACTGTTTCATATAATTAGGGATAAATCTTCCTTTCCAGGCTGTACCCGCTTTGTCTGCCAGATATTGTTATTGTATCCGTATATTTTAACCTTACTCCTGCAGCACTGCGGTCAAAATGCAGCAGTACAAAGGAATAGGGTATGTCACTGTCAGTCTGTAAAGCCCCTATACCGGAAGCTCCTGATGTTCCGGCGTCAATAAACAAAGAGTCCCCTTTAAAATTGATCTTAAACCGGTGGTCATGACCGCTGAGGATAACCGGAACCTGACCGGTTAACTTTTCCGCCAATTTCACATTATGGACTGCCAGCAGGTCCGGCTTGTTTTCCACATTTTTTATATTTCCCTCCAGTATCTGTGCAAATTCCTTTAGTTTGTCCATATTCACTGAGTAATCCGGGGAATTTGAAGCAGGGTCAGCGATACCTGCTATCCTTATTCCGGCGACATCCAAAACACCGTTTTCAATAAGCAGCACATTTGGCAATTGCTTCATTTCCTCAATAATTGCCGGTGTTTCATGGTTGCCCGGGATAATGACATATGGCACTGCAAGTTTCCTGATTCCCTCAAACAGAGAGGCCTCAAGAGGTGTGCCAAAATCCGAAAGGTCCCCGGTATCAATAACCATATCTATGCCAAAGGTCTTCACCATCTGGTCAATAAACTCCAGTGAAGCCGGATTATTATGAATATCAGATACATGAAGGACCATTATTTCACCTTCACCGGAAGCCATGGTCTGAAGGCTTTCCACCCGTTGAAACAGTCCGTTCAGGTTTGTGGCGATGCCTCGCATCTGCTTCCCCCAGGTATTTACAGTGTTAAACGCCTCTTCGGCCAGCCCGATCATCCACGGGGCAGCCTTTAACGCACCATTGTATTCGGGGGACTGAAACCGGTCAAGATTAAAGGTCCTGTATGTCCCCAGCATAAGCATGGACACAATAGCAACACCAATTAACCCCCCAAGGATAAGCTCCTTAAGGTTTCTTTTCTGGATGACAAGCACTCCGAACATTCCACCGGTGAAACCCAATATAGCTGTAAGGATAATAAACTTACGTACAGCTTCCTCTAAAGCGACTCTGGCATCTTTGATAATCTTATCCTGTTCCGTTCCTGATGCCAACAGTTTGGTAAGACGCTCCATATCAATATTGGCAACGGAAATATTCAGTCTCAGGGGCGTTTTATGAGTCTTTGCCATTACCTCTCCAAAGGGGTTTATCTGTAAGACAGTATACCCCTTAGTGGAAGCCTGAACTGAAATCGTCGCCTTTAGTGCCTGCAGATTAAAATCCACCTGAGCAAAAAGGTTTACAAAAACAATTGCTCCGATTATTGCAAATAAAGGGATCGAAACACAGTGCAAATATTTCTTCATCAGGCTCATCCCTTCTGGCTGTTGTAATGCTGCAGATACCTCCTCAATATATTCAAAGCCACATTTGCCGACTGCCACCTGATGACTTCCCGGTCACCGGTAAAGAGGTTTTTGACAGCAAAGGCGTTATCTTGTCCGGCAAGAGCAATATATACCTGCCCAACAGGTTTTTCGGGGGTCCCCCCTCCGGGACCTGCTATTCCGGTTACAGAAACTGCTACATCCGTGCCTCCGGCATTTCTGGCCCCGACAGCCATTTCCAGCGCTGTCTGTTCACTGACCGCCCCGTATTTTTCCAGAGTATCACGGGATACCCCCAGCATATTAATTTTGGCATCATTAGAATAGGTAATGAATCCACAGACAAAGTTTTCCGACACTCCAGGTATCTCTGTCAGCCGCGAGGCGATAAGTCCCCCTGTACAAGACTCTGCAGTAGCAGCAGTCAGCCCGTGTTTATGCAGCAGCCCAGCCACAACACCTTCAAGGGTGTCATCATCTGTTCCATAGATATAATCTCCCAGCCTGTTCCTTATCTCTGCTTCGACACCGGAGATAATCTCCCCGGCTGCATCATCTGAGTTTGCTTTTGCTGTGAGCCTGATATATGCCTCTCCCTTGGGAGCCAGAAATGCAATCGTAGGGTTAACCTGTTTATCAACAAGGTCACTGATACGCTCTTCCACCATGGATTCTCCCATCCCCAGAATTTTTAGTACCCTGGAGACAATAACGGCCTTATCAGTCCCGGTCATTTTCCTTAAATAGTCCTCCACGGTTTCCACAAACATAGGCCTCATTTCGACCGGTGGTCCCGGCAGAATGACTATACTCTTCCCTTCAAATTCCACAATACTTCCGGGTGCAGTCCCAATCCGGTTGGGGATAGTAACAGCGCCGTGAATGTTTAAGGCCTGCTTGGCATTTATCTGAGGCATTATCCGTCCTCTGATCTCAAAAAAATCCCTGATATGTGCCAGTGACTCCTCATCCATAACCAACTCCGCACCCAACATTCCGGCAATGGTTTCTCTGGTAAGGTCATCTGAGGTCGGACCAAGTCCTCCGGTAACTATTATAAGGTCAGCTCTTCCCATGGCAGTTTTGACAACCTCTCTGAGGCGTGATTCATTGTCTCCCACAGTTGTTTGAAAAAATACGTCTATTCCCAGTTTGGCCAGTCGTTGGCCGATAAACTGGGCATTTGTATTCACAATCTGTCCCAATAAGAGTTCTGTTCCCGTTGAAATCAGTTCGGCCCGCATAACCCAGCCCCTTTCCAAAAATAATTGGTAACTTCTTTAATATTACATATTATTCTTTTAAGTAAGCCTTAAAACCTTCCGGCAGAAGTTAATTATTTGTTCCGTGTTTGGAAGGCGCCGGTTTAAATTCAATAGGACCGGCTGAAAATTTTCTTTCACAGCCGGCCCTGTTTGGTAAAAAATATTAACTTTTTAACCGGCTTTTTCTGCCGGTTCATCATCCTCAATAACCAGTTTCCTGAAATCAGTCCCGGAAAGCTGTTCCTGTTCCAGAAGTATTTCTGTTATTTCAATTATTCTTTTTCTGTACGGCAATAAGGTGTTCTGAACTATGCCTTCCTGTTCCCTGATAATTTCAGTTATCACATCATACATTTTATCCTTAGGAAGACTGTCTTCTGAAACCACACCCAGCCTGGACATCCCCGAAAGGATGATTCTTTTGGCTAAATCAACTGCCTTTTCGAAGTCATTAGACGCCCCGGTACTCCTGTTGCTGAAAATAAGTTCCTCTGCCAGCGCACCTGCCAGCATAATTGAAATCTGATTTTCCAGGTAATCAATGGTATACAGGTAGGTGTCATCTTCCGGTGTCTGTCTCATATACCCAAGGGCATTCCCCCTGGGGCTTATTGTGAGTGTGGAAACAGAACCGGGCTTTACGATTTCACTTATCAGAGCATGTCCTGTTTCATGGATGGAAACCCTTTTAAGTTCATCTGCATTGGGACGCTTATCAAGTTTTTCCCCCATAATAACTTTGTCGATTGCTTCCTTGAAGTGTTTCAGGCTGACCCTGTCCCTTCCCTCCCTGAAAGCATAAATGGCAGCCTCATTGGTAAGGCTCTCCAGGTGAGCCCCGGAAAAGCCGAAGGTCTCTCTGGCAATTGCCCCAAGCTCAACATCATTCTCAAGGGGTTTGTTTCTGGTATGAATCTTTAGTATTTCAACTCTGCCATCCTTGCACGGCAGGTCAACCCTTACATGCCTGTCGAACCGACCCGGCCTCATCAACGCCGGGTCAAGCATATCTGCCCTGTTGGTAGCTGCAATTAAAAGGACTTTTACCGAATCATCGTTTTTCATCCCGTCCATTTCCACCAGAAGCTGGTTAAGGGTCTGGTCATATTCCATGTGGCTGCTGTTCTGGCCTCTCTTGCCGCCAACGACCTCTATCTCGTCAATAAAAATCATGGCATTGTTTTTCCCCAGCTTGGCAGCCTTATCCCGGGCTGATTTGAACAACTTCCTTACCCTCTGGGCGCCTACGCCGGCATACATTTCTATAAATTCAGAACCGCTGGTGGCAATGTATACGGCATCTGTATAGGTTGCTGCAGCTTTTGCCATCAGGGTCTTCCCGGTTCCCGGAGGGCCCAGGAGCAGAATGCCCTTCAGGGGCCTGATACCAAGTTCTTTTATCTTCTCATAGTTTTTGATAAAGTCAAGGGCCTCTTTAAGCTCCTTGATGGCAGATGCCTGGCCGCCAATATCATCAAAATAAACCTCACTGGTGTTTTTGCCGGTGACCTCCTGTACTCCCACAGGTTTAACCAGACCCTTGCTTTCCGCAAGAAAATACATGGCAGCAAAAAAGCCAAGTATAAACATCAGTGGTAATACATCATAGCCTTTCCAAATCAGAAAGCCTATAAAAGCAAGTCCTATTCCCAGCCCTATTTCTTTAATCAATCCTTTTGTCATAACGCATCACTTCCTAACATTCCAGAAACTTTGGAGGCTGCATTATTTCTGGGGATCACCTCATAAAGGTACTTATCGCCCTTGATAAATGAAATATAAACATTATCATTGTCAATAAATACCCTTGCTTGAGCACCGGTATCCCTGGCGTTATTCTGTATTTCTGCAGCCATTTCTGTGAAATCACCCTTTGCCAGCGCCTCATAAATTATATACTGGCTGTTATAATAAGCTTCCGAAAGTTCCTTTGTCCTTTTGTCCTTTAATTCCATGTGAAACTGATTGTGTCCCAGTATTTTTTCTGTGTAACCGTTCAGTTCAAGGTATGCCTCCTTGAGGTCTTCAGTTTTCCTCACACTGAGGTTAACTGTTACCACTTCCCCCTCGTTGTCAAGCTTGACATCATCAACAAGCTCAGTATCTGAATACATTTTGAACAGTGGTTGTTCAACATTGTATTTCTGGTAAAAATACTGTACAGTCAGGAGGATACCTAGAGTTACGGCTAGGACTACTATTACGACAGATACTCTGATTCCTTTAATTTGCAACTTTTTCCTCCCCTTTCTGCCTGATAGGCTCATTATAACATATGCCTTTGGACAGTTCCTTATGGAAAGTTTGGAAAAGTAGTGGCAGATAAGTTCCTCAGAACGGCTACAACTCCGCCGGCATACTGCTTCCGCACTCTGTGCGGGTCGCAGGCCGGCGGACGTCAGACTCGTTCTTTCGGAACTCATCTGCCACTATGCAATTTATAAGGGAGGACCGGTTGACGACAGACTCCGCCTTTCAGAACACATCTCCCCCTCTGTGATAAAAAACGGAAACCACCTGCAGAGCAGGTGGCAATATAAAAAAATTCCTTGTGAGAATGTATGTAACAAGTAACGAATTTAGACGAAATACTGTACTGTTTGGGTTAAAAATAAGAATACCACTGGTAGTTCATGTACGAGGAGTTTAGTTATCTTTTATTTTTATTGACTTATTTTAATATAATCACTTTTGATGTCTTCAATGGGTCTATTGCCTTCTTTTAGGTCTCCTTCGAGTTTTTCAAGCTTTTTAAGGTTTGCAGTTATTTCCTTTAATTCGTCCTGGTTATTGTTAGCCTTAGTCAAATCTACCAGAACTGATTTACTCATAAAAATCCGATAAGCCAATTGTACAGCAGGATTGGATGAAGTGGCAGCTTCCTTTGTGGGTTTTCCGTTTGGGAAAAAGGTTTCGTTATATGGGTTATCGTAGGCAATTTTATTTTTGCTTAACGCATTTTTTGATGAATTGCTACAACCTGATAATAAAGAACTAATTGTTAGTAACGAGAGCAGCATAACAAACAGTAAAAGAGTAACCTTCTTTGACATAAGCAACAGTCCTTCCGATTATTATGATATAAGAAAATATATTGCTGTATTCTAGACAACATGGGAGAATGCCTTTATGAAAATGTTAGTAATTTTAGGGTTGCCACAGTCCATCGCCTAAATACTGGTGGAAACGGCTGGGCTATTCGGAAGTAATCAAAATAAAAGGACCTTCGCAGTTATCGAAGGTCTTGAAATGCTTCACTGTATATATCATATCTCATGCTTAC
This DNA window, taken from Phosphitispora fastidiosa, encodes the following:
- a CDS encoding regulatory protein RecX → MPADREKKAHAKDDALNYISYRPRSAWEVRKKLFEKGYESEIVSEVIGFLEEYRFIDDLEFSRMWLRSRTRDKPSGRRKISHELFQKGISRDIIEECLAGYSPEQEEEIACLLAEKKISQKGFELKKIEGFLLRRGFDYNIVRKVLSKILEKIG
- the recA gene encoding recombinase RecA; the encoded protein is MSDKVKALEMALNQIEKQFGKGSIMKLGEAAAKMNVEVIPTGAISLDIALGVGGIPRGRVVEIYGPESSGKTTVALHILAEAQKMGGTAAFIDAEHALDPVYARRLGVDIDNLLISQPDTGEQALEIAEALVRSGAVDVIVVDSVAALVPRAEIEGEMGDSHVGLQARLMSQALRKLTGAISKSHTVAIFINQIREKVGVMFGNPEVTPGGRALKFYASVRLEIRKTETLKHGADIVGVRTKAKVVKNKVAPPFKQADFDIMYGEGISREGCIIDIATEMKIIEKSGAWYSYNGERLGQGRENVKEFFKENTAVATEIETKIREVINPAAAADNQVSATNEK
- a CDS encoding DEAD/DEAH box helicase, whose translation is MYDKKKFGNLEFSKKIFNAISEMGFEAPTPIQAEAIPLLMEGKDVIGQAQTGTGKTAAFAIPIIEMLNPRFRGVQALVLTPTRELAIQVAEEITRIAKYKDARALAIYGGQSIDRQILALKRGVQIVVGTPGRILDHLRRKTLRLQNVAFMVLDEADEMLDMGFIEDIETILKETPEAKQTLLFSATMPREIQVLARKYLRDPEVLSVSKDELTVPQIEQVYYEVKEFNKLEGLCRVLDTSEIKLAIIFCRTKRGVDELVAGLEARGYEADGLHGDLTQAQRNRVMKKFREGHVEILVATDVAARGLDIDNVSHVINYDLPQDPESYVHRIGRTGRAGKSGIAVSFVIPKEYRLLRLIEKIISTRIKRLRLPSFEDVFERQREIIIEKLSETIEQGKLSHYRAIIEEMGNTHDTVDIAAAALRLAFDIEGSQNFSEDAAVEFGNTGAEPGMVRLFMSIGRVDEVRPQDVVKTIAEEAGIPGKVIGAIKIFDRFTFVEVPQDAAEKVLYSMHKNVIKGKRVHVEPAKARNR
- a CDS encoding metallophosphoesterase family protein, yielding MAVGKCGFEYIEEVSAALQQPEGMSLMKKYLHCVSIPLFAIIGAIVFVNLFAQVDFNLQALKATISVQASTKGYTVLQINPFGEVMAKTHKTPLRLNISVANIDMERLTKLLASGTEQDKIIKDARVALEEAVRKFIILTAILGFTGGMFGVLVIQKRNLKELILGGLIGVAIVSMLMLGTYRTFNLDRFQSPEYNGALKAAPWMIGLAEEAFNTVNTWGKQMRGIATNLNGLFQRVESLQTMASGEGEIMVLHVSDIHNNPASLEFIDQMVKTFGIDMVIDTGDLSDFGTPLEASLFEGIRKLAVPYVIIPGNHETPAIIEEMKQLPNVLLIENGVLDVAGIRIAGIADPASNSPDYSVNMDKLKEFAQILEGNIKNVENKPDLLAVHNVKLAEKLTGQVPVILSGHDHRFKINFKGDSLFIDAGTSGASGIGALQTDSDIPYSFVLLHFDRSAAGVRLKYTDTITISGRQSGYSLERKIYP
- a CDS encoding competence/damage-inducible protein A → MRAELISTGTELLLGQIVNTNAQFIGQRLAKLGIDVFFQTTVGDNESRLREVVKTAMGRADLIIVTGGLGPTSDDLTRETIAGMLGAELVMDEESLAHIRDFFEIRGRIMPQINAKQALNIHGAVTIPNRIGTAPGSIVEFEGKSIVILPGPPVEMRPMFVETVEDYLRKMTGTDKAVIVSRVLKILGMGESMVEERISDLVDKQVNPTIAFLAPKGEAYIRLTAKANSDDAAGEIISGVEAEIRNRLGDYIYGTDDDTLEGVVAGLLHKHGLTAATAESCTGGLIASRLTEIPGVSENFVCGFITYSNDAKINMLGVSRDTLEKYGAVSEQTALEMAVGARNAGGTDVAVSVTGIAGPGGGTPEKPVGQVYIALAGQDNAFAVKNLFTGDREVIRWQSANVALNILRRYLQHYNSQKG
- a CDS encoding AAA family ATPase, producing MTKGLIKEIGLGIGLAFIGFLIWKGYDVLPLMFILGFFAAMYFLAESKGLVKPVGVQEVTGKNTSEVYFDDIGGQASAIKELKEALDFIKNYEKIKELGIRPLKGILLLGPPGTGKTLMAKAAATYTDAVYIATSGSEFIEMYAGVGAQRVRKLFKSARDKAAKLGKNNAMIFIDEIEVVGGKRGQNSSHMEYDQTLNQLLVEMDGMKNDDSVKVLLIAATNRADMLDPALMRPGRFDRHVRVDLPCKDGRVEILKIHTRNKPLENDVELGAIARETFGFSGAHLESLTNEAAIYAFREGRDRVSLKHFKEAIDKVIMGEKLDKRPNADELKRVSIHETGHALISEIVKPGSVSTLTISPRGNALGYMRQTPEDDTYLYTIDYLENQISIMLAGALAEELIFSNRSTGASNDFEKAVDLAKRIILSGMSRLGVVSEDSLPKDKMYDVITEIIREQEGIVQNTLLPYRKRIIEITEILLEQEQLSGTDFRKLVIEDDEPAEKAG